In Fodinibius saliphilus, a genomic segment contains:
- a CDS encoding PQQ-dependent sugar dehydrogenase translates to MKTVEHLLLLITVIAFTACSSQTSSNIDFADDNGGINLPDGFKATVVTDSIGQARHITVDENGNIYVALREPHNGNGIVALADENNDGIADITKYFGDYSGTGIHIYDGYLYFGSKTEIVRYKLQENELVPSNNAEIVVDGFPEQRQHAAKSIAFDQNGNLYVNIGGPSNACQEEMRTPGSPGMAPCPQLESHGGIWQFDANTTGQSLQEDGTRYATGIRNAVALDWNKQTDHLYVVQHGRDQLHTLWPDYYTVEQNAILPAEEFFEVQEGDNFGWPYTYYDHQRGEKMLAPEYGGDGETVAEKGKYEDPILAFPGHWAPNDLLFYKKSQFPQKYLNGAFIAFHGSWNRAPEPQQGYKIVFAPFENDKPTGNYWDFADGFAGKDSLESPANAQYRPMGLAIHNDGSLLITDSRNGKIWRIFYTGD, encoded by the coding sequence ATGAAAACAGTAGAGCATCTTCTTTTATTAATAACTGTTATTGCGTTTACTGCCTGTAGCAGCCAAACCAGCTCTAATATTGATTTTGCAGATGATAATGGAGGCATCAACCTACCAGACGGCTTTAAAGCAACTGTAGTAACTGATAGTATTGGTCAGGCAAGACATATAACAGTAGATGAGAATGGAAATATATATGTCGCACTTAGAGAACCCCATAATGGCAACGGCATTGTTGCTCTGGCTGATGAGAATAATGATGGTATTGCTGATATAACAAAGTACTTTGGAGATTATAGTGGCACTGGTATACATATTTATGATGGCTATCTCTATTTTGGATCTAAAACTGAAATCGTTCGTTATAAGCTCCAAGAAAATGAACTTGTTCCCAGCAATAATGCCGAAATAGTCGTTGATGGCTTCCCCGAACAGCGTCAACATGCTGCTAAATCTATTGCCTTTGATCAAAATGGCAACCTTTATGTTAATATAGGCGGTCCATCAAATGCTTGCCAAGAAGAGATGCGTACTCCGGGATCACCTGGCATGGCCCCCTGCCCCCAACTGGAAAGCCATGGCGGCATCTGGCAATTCGATGCTAACACTACCGGCCAATCTCTTCAAGAGGATGGTACACGTTATGCAACCGGTATTCGAAATGCCGTTGCATTAGATTGGAATAAACAGACTGATCATTTATATGTTGTTCAACATGGTAGAGACCAATTACATACGTTATGGCCGGATTATTACACCGTAGAACAGAATGCTATTCTGCCTGCGGAAGAGTTTTTTGAAGTTCAAGAAGGCGATAATTTTGGCTGGCCGTATACCTACTACGATCACCAACGAGGCGAAAAGATGCTTGCCCCGGAATATGGCGGTGATGGTGAGACAGTAGCTGAAAAAGGAAAGTATGAAGATCCCATTTTAGCCTTTCCAGGCCACTGGGCACCTAACGACCTGCTGTTCTACAAAAAATCACAGTTTCCTCAAAAATACCTCAATGGTGCTTTTATTGCCTTCCACGGAAGCTGGAACAGGGCGCCTGAACCTCAACAAGGATATAAAATAGTATTCGCTCCTTTTGAAAATGATAAGCCAACCGGTAATTACTGGGATTTTGCTGATGGCTTTGCAGGGAAAGACAGCCTCGAATCTCCCGCCAATGCCCAGTATCGTCCTATGGGCTTAGCCATTCATAATGACGGTTCCTTATTAATAACAGACTCTCGTAACGGGAAAATATGGCGAATCTTTTATACCGGTGATTAA
- a CDS encoding PH domain-containing protein, translating to MTTSDNVILKGEFNPKIKVYLIVYLSLILTATIFGILLLPILWIVGWLLIDRYFNRLSAELTNRALRFEKGLLFHVERTIPLDKIQDLTFKEGPLLRFFGLSILKVETAGSSAKNGADLTLIGIKDASVFRSNVLKQRDIVTENKSNPSNAHNNDSTLAVLKEIRDSLKIIEQKIEP from the coding sequence ATGACTACATCAGATAACGTTATACTCAAGGGGGAGTTCAATCCCAAAATAAAAGTGTATTTAATAGTTTACCTTTCACTGATATTAACAGCTACCATTTTTGGAATCCTATTGCTCCCAATTTTGTGGATTGTAGGATGGTTATTAATCGATCGTTACTTTAATCGGCTGAGTGCTGAATTAACAAATCGAGCTTTGCGATTTGAGAAAGGTCTCCTATTTCACGTTGAACGCACAATTCCATTAGATAAAATACAAGATCTTACCTTTAAAGAAGGGCCCCTATTACGTTTTTTTGGTCTCAGTATACTAAAGGTTGAAACAGCCGGCAGCAGTGCGAAAAACGGTGCAGACCTCACCCTAATTGGTATTAAAGACGCTTCTGTATTTCGGTCTAATGTACTTAAACAACGTGATATAGTAACGGAAAATAAGTCAAATCCTTCCAATGCCCATAATAATGATTCGACATTGGCCGTACTTAAGGAGATCCGCGATTCACTAAAAATAATTGAACAAAAAATAGAACCTTAA
- the msrB gene encoding peptide-methionine (R)-S-oxide reductase MsrB, with translation MEKYKVEKTKEEWKQILTSSEYRILRDRGTELPYVNEYYDNKKEGVYYCGACGQPIFTSKTKYASGTGWPSFWKPIKPSAIGEKEDNSFFMTRTEVVCSRCGSHLGHVFKDGPEPTGLRYCLNSLALDFEEKELSKTDVQNLPVKEKKE, from the coding sequence ATGGAGAAATATAAAGTTGAAAAAACAAAAGAAGAATGGAAACAGATATTGACCTCCTCTGAATATCGGATTCTACGAGACCGAGGCACCGAGCTCCCTTACGTCAATGAATATTATGACAATAAAAAAGAAGGTGTTTATTACTGTGGAGCTTGCGGTCAACCGATATTTACATCAAAAACAAAATATGCTTCGGGTACAGGCTGGCCCAGCTTCTGGAAACCCATTAAACCATCTGCGATTGGCGAAAAAGAAGATAACAGCTTTTTTATGACCCGTACCGAAGTAGTATGTTCACGTTGCGGATCACACTTGGGGCATGTATTTAAAGATGGGCCCGAACCTACCGGACTTCGATACTGCCTGAACTCACTTGCCTTAGATTTTGAGGAAAAAGAATTGTCCAAAACTGATGTGCAAAATCTACCTGTCAAAGAAAAAAAAGAATAA
- a CDS encoding acyloxyacyl hydrolase: MAQTEVPSTANNKETSQTKFIDHFEWIRGNNSNIHEFHVVGGYSFHSSRGFWGKIPKGNLGVLGLRYNRKILELNNIHTIEYVSELNISVHYSLSPTKFEYGSGEFSGFGGTPLGFQINLGKRNVIQPFFKTSTGFMYFKRPFPDERGRKFNFTLELGGGVEYMISQNFSFTLGYKYHHMSNFFLGTINPGIDSNIFYTGITIF, translated from the coding sequence TTGGCACAAACTGAAGTTCCATCTACTGCTAACAATAAAGAGACCTCGCAAACCAAATTCATAGATCATTTTGAGTGGATTCGAGGTAATAATAGTAATATTCATGAATTTCATGTAGTCGGTGGCTATTCCTTTCACTCTAGCCGGGGATTTTGGGGGAAAATACCAAAGGGTAACCTAGGTGTTTTAGGCTTGCGATATAATCGAAAAATTTTAGAATTAAATAATATACATACTATAGAGTATGTTTCTGAACTTAATATTTCTGTCCATTATTCATTATCCCCCACTAAGTTTGAATATGGCTCTGGAGAGTTCTCTGGTTTTGGTGGTACCCCTTTAGGATTCCAAATAAATCTTGGCAAACGAAATGTTATTCAGCCCTTTTTCAAAACTTCTACTGGCTTTATGTATTTCAAACGACCGTTTCCAGATGAGCGAGGAAGAAAATTTAACTTTACTCTGGAACTTGGAGGAGGGGTTGAGTATATGATATCCCAGAACTTTTCTTTCACTTTAGGTTATAAGTACCACCATATGTCAAATTTCTTTTTGGGAACTATTAATCCCGGCATCGACTCCAATATTTTTTACACTGGCATTACTATTTTTTGA
- a CDS encoding cation diffusion facilitator family transporter, protein MASSSKKVIYAALIGNGLISITKFFAAFFTGSAAMMSEGIHSLVDTGNQILLLLGLKKSKKPADKDFPFGHGKEIYFWSFVVAIMIFAVGAGISIYEGIHSLIDPHPVKNPLVNYVVLGLAMIFEGFAWYFAWKEFNAARGDRGYYEAVRKEKNPTTFVVLFEDTAAMLGLVVAFVGIALGQLTGLHIFDGIASIIIGLILGVTAAWLAYETKGLLIGESADTEIVAGIRKIASQHEAILNVNEALTMHMGPNFILANISVDFKDSLAVSGLENDIAQITKEIKKEFPLVKRVFVEAEDHTQR, encoded by the coding sequence ATGGCTTCATCATCCAAGAAAGTAATTTATGCGGCATTAATCGGAAACGGTTTAATCTCAATTACTAAATTTTTTGCCGCCTTTTTTACCGGCAGTGCAGCAATGATGTCGGAAGGGATTCACTCCCTTGTTGATACCGGAAACCAAATATTGCTCCTTTTAGGTCTTAAGAAATCTAAAAAGCCTGCTGATAAAGATTTCCCTTTTGGTCATGGTAAAGAGATCTACTTTTGGAGCTTTGTAGTTGCAATTATGATTTTTGCAGTTGGGGCCGGTATCTCAATCTATGAGGGAATTCACAGCCTTATCGATCCCCATCCCGTAAAAAATCCGTTAGTTAATTACGTGGTCTTAGGATTGGCAATGATCTTTGAAGGTTTTGCTTGGTATTTTGCATGGAAAGAGTTTAATGCTGCTCGTGGTGATCGTGGGTATTATGAAGCCGTTCGTAAAGAAAAAAACCCCACTACCTTTGTGGTGCTTTTTGAAGATACAGCTGCGATGCTCGGGCTGGTAGTAGCCTTTGTTGGTATTGCACTGGGCCAACTTACCGGACTTCACATATTTGATGGTATTGCATCTATCATCATCGGACTTATACTTGGTGTAACCGCTGCCTGGTTAGCTTATGAAACGAAGGGCTTATTGATAGGTGAAAGTGCTGACACTGAAATAGTTGCAGGTATTCGCAAAATTGCATCACAGCACGAAGCAATACTTAATGTTAATGAAGCCCTGACAATGCACATGGGACCTAATTTCATACTTGCAAATATTAGTGTGGACTTCAAGGATTCTTTAGCTGTATCCGGGTTAGAAAATGATATTGCTCAAATCACTAAGGAGATCAAAAAAGAATTTCCATTAGTTAAACGCGTTTTTGTAGAAGCTGAGGACCATACACAACGTTAA
- a CDS encoding sodium-dependent transporter, with product MGSKNQGNEFFSSKLGLILSVLGIAVGTGNIWRFPRIAAQNGGQEGAGAFLVAWICCLFLFSIPLIIAEYGIGRHGRKGVVGSFIKLVGRKYAWMGSFIGFVATAIMFYYSVVAGWCLYYLIESVTSSLPANIQQAEAVWYGFQGSAWPSVFHAVMMGLGGFIVVKGISSIERINKVLIPSLLLVVIISLTRAITLEGSGQGLEYLFTPDWSMLSEPSLWLEALTQNAWDTGAAWGLILTYGAYMRTKDDVTISAFQTGIGNNIVSLLAAMTIFATVFGTLGSTMANGEILDIMKTSGPASTGLTFMWMPQLFNEMAGGTAFAILFFLGLTFAAFSSLISMIELASRVLVDMGFPRKNATIAICITGFFLGMPSAISTDILANQDFVWAVGLMVSGAFMSFAIIKFNPDQFRKKIVNNNESKIKLGKWWSVIIKYVVPVEVISLLVWWIYLSITSYAPESWYNPLSAFSVATIAVQWGIAMGVFYFYNGKIADRTMAGDKS from the coding sequence ATGGGTTCTAAAAACCAAGGCAACGAATTCTTTTCATCAAAACTGGGACTTATTCTCAGTGTACTGGGTATTGCTGTAGGTACAGGGAATATTTGGCGATTTCCACGAATCGCAGCACAAAATGGTGGACAGGAAGGAGCCGGAGCATTTCTTGTTGCCTGGATCTGTTGCTTGTTCTTATTTTCGATCCCACTAATTATTGCAGAGTATGGGATTGGCCGGCATGGCCGAAAAGGGGTGGTAGGTTCCTTTATAAAGCTGGTTGGACGAAAATATGCTTGGATGGGAAGCTTTATAGGTTTTGTGGCCACGGCGATTATGTTTTACTATAGTGTTGTAGCAGGTTGGTGTTTATATTATTTAATTGAATCGGTTACCAGCAGTCTGCCGGCAAATATACAGCAGGCTGAAGCAGTATGGTATGGGTTTCAGGGATCGGCTTGGCCTTCCGTTTTTCATGCTGTTATGATGGGTTTAGGCGGTTTTATTGTTGTTAAAGGCATCTCTTCTATTGAACGTATCAACAAGGTTTTAATTCCGTCACTACTTTTAGTAGTAATAATTTCTCTGACACGTGCTATTACCTTAGAGGGCAGTGGTCAGGGGCTCGAATACCTTTTTACCCCGGATTGGTCAATGTTGAGTGAACCAAGTCTCTGGTTAGAGGCCTTAACACAAAATGCATGGGATACCGGGGCTGCGTGGGGGCTTATATTGACATATGGAGCGTATATGCGTACCAAAGACGATGTGACAATCAGTGCCTTTCAGACCGGTATTGGAAATAATATTGTTTCATTGTTGGCAGCAATGACGATCTTTGCAACAGTTTTTGGCACATTGGGAAGTACCATGGCAAATGGGGAAATTTTGGATATCATGAAAACCTCAGGGCCGGCTTCAACAGGACTAACTTTTATGTGGATGCCGCAACTCTTTAATGAAATGGCCGGCGGTACCGCTTTCGCAATACTATTCTTCTTGGGATTAACATTTGCAGCATTCAGTTCCCTTATATCGATGATTGAATTAGCAAGCCGGGTGTTGGTTGATATGGGATTCCCACGGAAAAATGCCACTATTGCAATTTGTATAACCGGTTTTTTCTTGGGTATGCCTTCTGCTATATCAACTGATATATTAGCAAATCAGGATTTTGTATGGGCTGTAGGTCTCATGGTTTCCGGTGCCTTTATGTCGTTTGCTATTATCAAGTTTAATCCTGATCAATTCCGTAAAAAGATTGTCAATAACAATGAAAGTAAAATTAAACTTGGCAAATGGTGGTCAGTAATCATTAAATATGTGGTGCCTGTTGAGGTCATTTCATTACTGGTTTGGTGGATCTATCTCAGTATTACCTCATACGCACCTGAAAGCTGGTACAATCCACTTAGTGCATTTTCAGTAGCGACTATAGCCGTGCAGTGGGGAATAGCAATGGGTGTTTTCTACTTTTATAATGGTAAAATAGCTGATAGAACAATGGCCGGTGATAAAAGTTAA
- a CDS encoding protein O-mannosyl-transferase family, whose amino-acid sequence MAPTASFWDAGEFIAVAHGLQVNHPPGAPFYSLLGRLFSMFMPASYVAISINFISALSSALTVMLLYLISVRLVREWKGAPESMISIDKIGMYGGSLLGALTFAVTDTFWFNAVEAEVYAISLFFTAMVVWLALVWAENHDAPHNERWLILISYLFGLALGVHLLNLLALFFVALIIYFKKKEFDWGSFALMAGLASVSFLLIYPFTLQSIPSIMEGITTASYGLIGPIAFIIMVLLAISWGLYYTHKNNHRTANIVILCYTMILIGYSSYALIFIRSSADPPIDENDPETVESFIDYLERKQYGNTPLLTGYSYDNAKGTIDRDNETFFPRRYSTAPQHIRQYSQYSSDLDFFLDYQLKHMYWRYFAWNFIGRDADIQDSGWQAGFVDTEHEDNPAHNSYYYIPFLLGLFGMLFHFQNDWKRALSVFALFAFTGLAIIVFLNQTPMQPRERDYAYVGSFFAFSIWIGMGGMGLIELIKEYLNSNKVAAYSTIGILLLASPVLVGVQNFHDHDRSERYVAPDYAYNLLQSAAPNSILFTNGDNDTFPLWYLQEVEGIRTDVRIVCLSLLNTEWYIKQLRDQWSHESPPLPISLTNDEIDQLTQNYNLHEPDTISIPVNRNLLQKAFSDENKYKETIGVKPDTSLEIYSKGIDFDMPVDSLDDEVSWYYKGRSLGKGRDGKQRYYTQVQDEVILDILKTNRWLRPVYFANTVSRQSQLNLQSYFRFEGKAYRVVPDKHKGDRYGWINPKIHAKRLKKFRFRKWNSPDVYLDENIRRMLSNYQVSITELADKYKELGQPDSARYWLKWGQERIPFLKASTGLYPLVMYAYNYADVGGTTEALELANKAEKKAIEMLKENMVKFSEMRQEIEQLNQETKEARQNADMSKQQQLRSRIQNVMQRRQTISRNLSRSRDFLVIIQRIYYLAGNDEKATALYDKVNEITGGQLPFPDSKEASKSKVEQYGL is encoded by the coding sequence ATGGCACCGACAGCAAGCTTCTGGGATGCCGGAGAGTTCATTGCTGTTGCCCATGGGTTACAGGTTAATCACCCTCCCGGAGCACCTTTTTATTCGCTGCTGGGCCGCCTGTTTTCTATGTTCATGCCTGCCTCTTATGTAGCCATAAGTATAAACTTTATTAGTGCATTAAGTTCTGCACTAACGGTAATGTTGCTCTATCTTATCAGTGTACGCCTGGTCCGAGAATGGAAAGGGGCACCTGAAAGTATGATTAGCATCGACAAAATCGGAATGTATGGCGGTTCACTGTTGGGGGCATTGACATTTGCCGTAACTGATACCTTCTGGTTTAATGCTGTAGAAGCAGAAGTATATGCGATATCCCTGTTTTTTACAGCCATGGTGGTTTGGCTGGCACTGGTATGGGCAGAAAACCACGATGCTCCCCACAATGAGCGCTGGCTAATTCTTATTTCCTATTTATTCGGGCTTGCGCTTGGGGTCCACCTGCTGAATTTATTGGCCCTTTTCTTTGTAGCTCTTATCATTTACTTCAAGAAAAAAGAGTTCGACTGGGGTTCTTTTGCTTTAATGGCGGGCTTGGCGTCTGTTTCCTTCTTATTAATTTATCCCTTTACCCTGCAATCCATACCGTCCATAATGGAGGGGATAACAACAGCTAGCTATGGTCTTATTGGCCCAATTGCTTTTATAATAATGGTTCTTTTGGCTATTAGCTGGGGCCTTTACTATACGCATAAGAATAATCACCGAACTGCCAACATCGTGATATTATGTTATACGATGATTTTAATAGGCTATTCTTCATATGCCCTAATTTTTATTCGTTCATCTGCAGATCCGCCAATTGATGAAAATGACCCTGAAACCGTTGAATCTTTTATCGACTATCTTGAACGTAAGCAGTATGGGAATACGCCCCTATTAACTGGTTATTCATATGATAATGCCAAAGGCACTATTGACAGGGATAATGAAACCTTTTTTCCCCGGCGTTATTCAACGGCACCCCAACATATACGTCAATACTCTCAGTATTCCAGTGATCTAGACTTCTTCTTAGATTATCAGCTTAAGCATATGTATTGGAGATACTTTGCTTGGAACTTCATTGGCAGAGATGCTGATATCCAGGATTCCGGATGGCAGGCTGGTTTTGTAGATACGGAACATGAAGATAATCCCGCGCATAATAGTTATTACTATATCCCATTCCTATTAGGCCTTTTCGGAATGCTTTTTCACTTCCAAAATGATTGGAAACGGGCCCTCTCGGTCTTTGCCCTCTTTGCATTTACCGGTCTGGCTATTATCGTATTTCTAAATCAAACCCCTATGCAACCGCGAGAAAGAGATTACGCCTACGTCGGTTCCTTCTTTGCCTTTTCAATATGGATTGGTATGGGTGGAATGGGACTGATAGAATTGATCAAAGAATATCTTAACAGTAATAAAGTAGCCGCCTATAGCACCATTGGGATACTATTGCTAGCTTCCCCGGTTTTGGTTGGCGTGCAAAACTTTCATGACCATGATCGAAGTGAACGCTACGTAGCACCCGATTATGCTTATAACCTTTTACAATCAGCAGCCCCCAATTCTATTCTCTTCACCAATGGTGACAACGACACCTTTCCATTGTGGTATCTACAAGAGGTAGAAGGGATACGTACCGATGTACGTATTGTTTGTTTGAGCCTTCTTAATACCGAATGGTACATTAAGCAACTGCGTGATCAGTGGTCCCATGAGTCTCCTCCACTGCCAATTTCTCTTACAAATGACGAGATTGATCAACTCACTCAGAATTACAATCTGCATGAGCCAGATACCATTTCTATCCCTGTTAATAGAAATCTTTTGCAAAAAGCATTCTCTGATGAAAATAAATACAAAGAAACAATTGGTGTAAAACCTGACACTTCCCTCGAAATATATTCAAAAGGGATTGACTTTGATATGCCCGTAGACTCATTAGATGATGAAGTATCATGGTATTATAAAGGACGCTCACTAGGGAAAGGACGTGACGGCAAACAACGATATTATACTCAAGTACAAGACGAAGTTATCTTAGACATTTTAAAAACTAACCGCTGGCTTCGTCCTGTGTATTTTGCCAACACAGTATCGCGTCAAAGTCAATTAAACTTACAGTCCTATTTCCGATTTGAGGGCAAGGCTTACCGGGTTGTTCCTGATAAGCATAAAGGTGATCGTTATGGATGGATCAATCCAAAAATTCATGCAAAACGACTCAAAAAATTCCGATTCCGTAAGTGGAATAGCCCAGATGTATACCTTGATGAAAATATTCGTCGCATGCTTAGCAACTACCAAGTAAGCATCACGGAATTAGCTGATAAATATAAAGAGCTGGGACAACCAGATAGTGCCCGCTATTGGCTAAAATGGGGACAAGAACGTATTCCCTTCCTTAAAGCCTCTACAGGACTGTATCCGCTGGTGATGTACGCTTATAATTATGCTGATGTTGGAGGAACAACTGAAGCCCTTGAACTAGCGAATAAGGCAGAAAAGAAGGCCATTGAAATGCTTAAAGAAAACATGGTAAAGTTTTCTGAAATGCGACAAGAGATAGAACAGCTCAATCAAGAAACCAAGGAGGCCCGTCAGAATGCTGACATGAGTAAACAACAGCAACTACGCAGTCGAATCCAAAATGTAATGCAGCGTCGCCAAACAATTTCGCGCAACCTCTCCCGGAGTAGAGACTTCTTGGTTATTATTCAGCGGATATACTATCTAGCAGGAAATGATGAGAAAGCCACGGCGCTTTACGATAAAGTAAATGAAATTACGGGCGGACAGCTTCCCTTCCCGGATTCTAAAGAGGCCAGTAAATCAAAAGTTGAGCAATATGGACTCTAA